From Salinibacterium sp. ZJ450, one genomic window encodes:
- a CDS encoding substrate-binding domain-containing protein has protein sequence MTKSLRALGVALAAASMLILAGCAGDGGDNTAAPAEPAAELSSEAQAALEIVEAASVSVDEFEAPGDAIDGSAIAGKTVYYIPATLQVPVLKVIGENLTDALDNLDATVQVCDGKANPADIASCVAQAIAADAGAVVTAGITPEFAPAAFADLTAAGIPWVQGLTAPAGAADPTQVAYVTENQVLLQSWSTNWVIADSDAKANVLVIKLTDTPATTMWADAGILATYEKGCADCVVEVIEINSGQLDRLQSLISSTLVAKPDITYIQAQFDQFLPAVAQGIQSAARDDITVASVDGFLSTLQDMEAGGNIKSAVAYNKSALGWYLADAAARLAAGQPAVQNLDFPFRRAFNETNLGDLTLTPEAEASGEWFGDADYQAGFLELWGTN, from the coding sequence ATGACGAAGTCACTACGAGCTCTCGGCGTCGCTCTCGCCGCCGCGAGCATGCTCATCCTCGCCGGTTGCGCCGGCGACGGAGGGGACAACACCGCCGCACCGGCCGAACCGGCAGCCGAGCTGAGCTCCGAGGCTCAGGCGGCGCTCGAGATCGTCGAGGCTGCATCCGTCTCCGTCGACGAGTTCGAGGCACCAGGCGACGCGATCGACGGCAGCGCCATCGCCGGCAAGACCGTGTACTACATCCCCGCCACACTGCAGGTTCCGGTGCTGAAAGTCATCGGCGAAAACCTGACCGATGCGCTCGACAACCTCGACGCGACCGTCCAGGTCTGCGACGGCAAGGCGAACCCCGCCGACATCGCGAGCTGCGTCGCGCAGGCGATCGCAGCGGATGCCGGTGCCGTCGTCACCGCAGGCATCACCCCGGAGTTCGCACCGGCCGCATTCGCCGACCTGACCGCCGCGGGGATTCCCTGGGTGCAGGGCCTCACCGCCCCGGCCGGCGCCGCCGACCCGACGCAGGTCGCCTACGTCACGGAGAACCAGGTCCTGCTGCAGAGCTGGTCCACCAACTGGGTCATCGCCGACTCGGATGCCAAAGCGAACGTGCTCGTGATCAAGCTGACCGACACCCCGGCGACGACGATGTGGGCCGACGCGGGGATCCTCGCGACCTACGAGAAGGGCTGCGCGGACTGCGTCGTGGAGGTCATCGAGATCAACTCGGGCCAGCTCGACCGCTTGCAGAGCCTGATCAGCTCGACGCTGGTGGCGAAGCCCGACATCACCTACATCCAGGCGCAGTTCGACCAGTTCCTGCCGGCCGTCGCCCAGGGCATCCAGTCCGCCGCGCGCGACGACATCACGGTCGCGAGCGTCGACGGTTTCCTGTCAACACTGCAGGACATGGAGGCCGGTGGGAACATCAAGTCCGCCGTCGCCTACAACAAGTCAGCCCTGGGCTGGTACCTGGCTGACGCCGCCGCGCGTCTGGCCGCCGGACAGCCTGCCGTCCAGAACCTCGACTTCCCGTTCCGTCGCGCGTTCAACGAGACGAACCTCGGCGACCTCACACTGACGCCCGAGGCTGAGGCATCCGGGGAGTGGTTCGGCGACGCCGACTACCAGGCCGGGTTCCTCGAGCTGTGGGGCACCAACTAG
- the dacB gene encoding D-alanyl-D-alanine carboxypeptidase/D-alanyl-D-alanine-endopeptidase — translation MTDPRQPDDPQSEPTQATPTPFDEGEPTQAMPTQSGEQSGADTPTAAIGTPGWLGGQSTVALPTQPAAPEQPTVAMRAPELPVAPTELLAAAPSGAAGDTSRDAGGDGSLPPAGGGIGALFRRHPKAWLVSTLGLAFVLLGGGAVFAGMASARPEASVVAAPTSTPTPTETIEPPRPVPNPIAGPTALRTCTLGGLATDPRLANLHASVLNATTGEVLFDRNAATPERTGSVLKTVTAAAALAALGADYRITTSVVVATDPTTITLVGGGDATLSQRGAGAESFYAGAPKLSDLAAQVKAGLPAGQTDVALVLDATLWDPTDKWDSSWDRDQQTIGYMSEVTALQVDADRADPNKNTSPRSTDPIGSAGEAFAAALAAEGITVTGTSTGAAPDGATAIAQVQSQPVSTLVRQMMDLSDNTLAEMLARLVSIEQGLPGTFGSLQDAYASALSVYGIPTTGMVIRDGSGLSEHNRVTPVYVAQLMAKALHGEQNLKVMYDTLPVAGQSGTLKSRFTGDAAVARGAVNAKTGWIDTARTLAGVVHAADGSELAFAFYAVGTGKESAMPALDELTAGVFRCGNNLSNN, via the coding sequence GTGACTGATCCGCGCCAGCCTGACGACCCGCAGAGCGAGCCGACGCAGGCGACGCCGACCCCATTTGACGAGGGCGAGCCGACGCAGGCGATGCCGACCCAGTCGGGTGAACAGTCCGGCGCAGACACCCCGACCGCGGCCATCGGTACCCCAGGCTGGCTCGGTGGCCAGTCCACGGTGGCCCTGCCGACCCAGCCCGCGGCGCCGGAACAGCCGACCGTGGCGATGCGGGCCCCCGAGCTGCCGGTCGCTCCCACTGAGCTCCTTGCCGCCGCGCCCAGCGGTGCCGCCGGCGACACTTCCCGCGATGCCGGGGGCGATGGCAGCCTGCCCCCGGCCGGTGGAGGAATCGGTGCGCTGTTCCGCCGGCATCCGAAAGCCTGGCTCGTGTCCACGCTCGGACTCGCCTTCGTGCTGCTCGGCGGTGGGGCAGTCTTCGCCGGCATGGCGAGCGCCCGGCCCGAGGCATCCGTCGTCGCCGCTCCGACATCCACCCCGACACCAACCGAGACCATCGAGCCGCCGCGCCCGGTGCCGAACCCGATCGCCGGGCCGACCGCGCTGCGCACCTGCACGCTGGGCGGCCTCGCCACCGACCCGCGGCTCGCCAACCTGCACGCCTCGGTGCTGAACGCCACCACCGGAGAGGTGCTGTTCGACCGCAACGCCGCCACCCCGGAGCGCACCGGCAGCGTGCTGAAGACGGTCACCGCCGCCGCCGCTCTCGCCGCCCTCGGAGCGGACTACCGCATCACTACCAGCGTTGTGGTCGCCACCGACCCGACCACGATCACCCTCGTCGGCGGGGGAGACGCCACCCTCAGCCAGCGGGGCGCGGGCGCGGAAAGCTTCTACGCCGGAGCGCCGAAGCTCAGCGATCTGGCCGCGCAGGTGAAGGCCGGCCTGCCCGCCGGTCAGACCGATGTGGCATTGGTGCTGGACGCCACCCTCTGGGACCCCACCGACAAGTGGGATTCGAGCTGGGATAGAGATCAGCAGACCATCGGGTACATGTCCGAGGTGACGGCGCTGCAGGTCGACGCCGACCGAGCCGACCCGAACAAGAACACCAGCCCCCGCAGCACCGACCCGATCGGGAGCGCGGGCGAGGCATTCGCCGCCGCCCTGGCCGCCGAGGGGATCACAGTCACCGGCACGAGTACCGGAGCAGCCCCGGATGGCGCAACCGCCATCGCCCAGGTTCAGTCGCAGCCGGTGTCCACGCTGGTGCGCCAGATGATGGATCTCAGCGACAACACGCTCGCCGAAATGCTGGCACGCCTGGTGTCGATCGAACAGGGCCTGCCCGGCACCTTCGGATCGCTGCAGGATGCGTACGCGAGCGCGCTCAGCGTCTACGGCATTCCCACCACCGGCATGGTGATCCGAGACGGATCCGGGCTCAGCGAACACAACCGGGTGACTCCCGTGTACGTGGCGCAGCTAATGGCGAAGGCGCTGCACGGCGAGCAGAACCTTAAGGTGATGTACGACACGCTGCCGGTCGCCGGTCAGAGCGGAACCCTCAAGTCGCGGTTCACCGGCGACGCCGCCGTCGCGCGCGGCGCGGTCAACGCCAAGACCGGATGGATCGACACCGCTCGCACCCTGGCCGGAGTCGTGCACGCCGCCGACGGCAGCGAGCTCGCCTTCGCGTTCTACGCCGTGGGCACCGGAAAGGAATCCGCGATGCCCGCGCTCGACGAGCTGACCGCCGGAGTGTTCCGGTGCGGCAACAACCTCAGCAACAATTGA
- a CDS encoding ABC transporter permease encodes MTTTTPNPTTSNVTIPKPVSPARRIAFNILSRYALVILWIIMLLVLLAFVPGDVSPFDAMRTVFSQITPVIFLALGVVITMSVGEFDLSFAGIFSISAVAVPSLAVLYGWPVGLAVLAAIVIALVLGAINAALIVGLGINSVVVTLGVWSVAGGLAFWLSRETTVSGLDPALAAISTGRFLGLPHVFWYGVILVAIAAYIMGATPIGRHMAFVGSNRAVAALAGIAVSRVRIGAYLASALLAGLAGVVISIGNGGFNPASAGAYLLPTFAAVFLGTVAVVPGRFNPIGMLIAAYFLITGVFLLQLLHFTGWVTEVFYGMALIVAVTVSHLLQRRIKG; translated from the coding sequence ATGACCACCACGACCCCGAATCCCACCACCTCCAACGTCACGATTCCGAAGCCCGTCTCGCCGGCGCGACGGATCGCGTTCAACATCCTCTCCCGCTATGCGCTCGTGATCTTGTGGATCATCATGCTGCTGGTGCTCCTGGCGTTCGTGCCGGGTGACGTCAGCCCGTTCGACGCCATGCGCACGGTCTTCAGCCAGATCACGCCCGTGATCTTCCTGGCGCTCGGCGTGGTGATCACGATGTCGGTCGGCGAGTTCGACCTGTCGTTCGCGGGAATTTTCAGCATCTCCGCGGTCGCGGTCCCGTCGCTTGCCGTCCTTTACGGCTGGCCCGTCGGCCTCGCAGTGCTTGCCGCGATCGTCATTGCCCTCGTCTTGGGTGCGATCAATGCCGCGCTGATCGTGGGGCTGGGAATCAACTCGGTCGTCGTCACCCTCGGTGTCTGGAGCGTCGCCGGCGGGCTCGCGTTCTGGCTGTCGCGTGAGACCACCGTCAGCGGTCTCGACCCCGCGCTCGCCGCGATCTCGACGGGTCGATTCCTCGGGCTGCCGCACGTGTTCTGGTATGGCGTCATCCTGGTTGCGATCGCCGCGTACATCATGGGAGCCACTCCCATCGGCCGCCACATGGCGTTCGTGGGATCCAACCGCGCCGTCGCTGCGCTCGCCGGGATCGCGGTCAGCCGGGTGCGGATTGGCGCGTATCTCGCGAGCGCCCTGCTCGCAGGGCTCGCTGGCGTCGTGATCTCGATCGGAAACGGCGGCTTCAACCCGGCATCCGCCGGGGCGTACCTGCTGCCCACGTTCGCCGCGGTGTTCCTCGGCACGGTCGCGGTCGTGCCTGGCCGGTTCAACCCGATCGGCATGCTGATCGCCGCATACTTCCTCATCACCGGTGTCTTCCTGCTGCAGCTCCTCCACTTCACCGGCTGGGTGACCGAGGTCTTCTATGGCATGGCGTTGATCGTCGCCGTCACGGTGTCGCACCTTCTGCAACGCCGAATCAAGGGCTGA
- a CDS encoding IclR family transcriptional regulator C-terminal domain-containing protein codes for MTIPPSGEYVQSLARGLSVIRAFSAESPSMTLADIARATGLTRATARRFLLTLEELGYVRADERAYSLTPRVLELGFSYLSSLSLTEVAQPHLEQLSRAVGESTSASVLDGADIVYIARVPTRRIMTVNITIGTRFPAHATSMGRVLLGNLSADELDHFLTRFHAESLTPRTITTRDALLEELGHVREQGWAMVDQELEFGLRSLAAPVRRAGQVVAAINVSTVAGGSSVAHTKDRLLPELLKASTGITSDLSHY; via the coding sequence ATGACGATCCCTCCGAGCGGCGAGTATGTGCAGTCGCTCGCCCGCGGCCTGTCCGTGATCCGTGCGTTCAGTGCCGAGAGCCCGTCGATGACGCTCGCCGACATTGCCCGCGCCACCGGCCTCACCCGGGCGACCGCGCGGCGGTTCCTGCTGACCCTGGAGGAACTCGGTTATGTGCGTGCCGACGAGCGCGCGTACTCGCTCACCCCGCGGGTTCTCGAGTTGGGCTTCAGCTACCTGTCGTCACTGTCGCTGACCGAGGTGGCGCAGCCACACCTCGAACAGCTGTCGCGCGCGGTCGGTGAGTCGACGTCGGCCTCGGTGCTCGACGGCGCCGATATCGTCTACATCGCCCGGGTGCCCACCCGGCGGATCATGACCGTCAACATCACCATCGGCACCCGGTTTCCCGCGCACGCCACCTCGATGGGGCGGGTGCTGCTCGGCAACCTGTCCGCCGATGAGCTTGACCACTTCCTCACCAGATTCCACGCCGAATCCCTGACGCCGCGCACCATCACCACGCGGGACGCGTTGCTCGAGGAGCTGGGCCACGTGCGCGAGCAGGGCTGGGCAATGGTGGACCAGGAGCTCGAGTTCGGACTGCGTTCCCTGGCGGCGCCGGTGCGTCGCGCCGGTCAGGTGGTCGCGGCGATCAACGTGTCCACCGTGGCGGGTGGGTCGTCGGTCGCGCACACCAAGGATCGGCTGCTGCCGGAGCTATTGAAGGCATCGACCGGGATCACCAGCGACCTCTCGCACTACTAG
- a CDS encoding isochorismatase family protein produces the protein MTRALFIIDVQNDFTEGGALGCDGGNAVAARITEWLAEHDYDHVFASRDWHDADNDNGGHFSPKPDFVNSWPPHCVSGTPGAEYHPALTLDKVDVHVQKGQGKPAYSIFDGVTDEGRSVIATLDDLDVTDVDVVGIATDHCVRASALDALRAGRSVRVLTRMIAGVAPESSKAALAEMRSAGAQIVR, from the coding sequence ATGACACGGGCCCTGTTCATCATCGACGTACAGAACGACTTCACCGAGGGCGGCGCCCTCGGCTGCGACGGCGGTAACGCGGTAGCCGCGCGCATCACCGAGTGGCTGGCCGAGCATGACTACGATCACGTGTTCGCCTCCCGAGACTGGCACGACGCCGACAACGACAACGGCGGACACTTCTCGCCGAAACCCGACTTCGTGAACAGCTGGCCGCCGCACTGCGTCAGCGGAACACCGGGTGCCGAGTACCACCCGGCGCTCACGCTCGACAAGGTCGATGTGCACGTCCAGAAGGGCCAGGGCAAACCGGCATACTCGATCTTCGACGGCGTCACCGACGAGGGCCGCTCGGTCATTGCCACGCTCGACGACCTGGACGTCACCGACGTCGACGTTGTCGGAATCGCTACCGACCACTGCGTGCGCGCATCCGCCCTGGACGCGCTGCGCGCCGGGCGGTCGGTGCGTGTGCTGACCCGAATGATCGCGGGCGTCGCACCAGAGAGCAGCAAGGCGGCGCTCGCCGAAATGCGGTCCGCCGGCGCCCAGATCGTGCGCTGA